TCCGATCGGCGAGAACTGGAGCTCGAATGCAACGTATCGTCCCTGGCAACAGACGACAACCTCATTCTCAAAGCCGCGCGTCTGCTCCAGTCGCACACCGGCTGCAGAAATCGAGGCGCAAAAATATCGCTGACAAAACGCCTTCCCTTGGGAGGCGGAATCGGTGGCGGAAGCTCCAACGCGGCAACTGCTCTGCACGGGTTAAATATACTGTGGGGTCTTGGTCTCAATGACGATGAGCTCGCTTCGCTGGGCTTGAAGCTCGGCGCCGATGTTCCTGTATTTGTTCGAGGTCGTGCTGCCTTTGGTGAGGGTGTGGGTGAAATTCTGACTCCTCTGGAGCCCGAGGAGTGTTGGTATCTCGTTTTGAAGCCCGATTGTCGTGTCAGTACGGCGGAGATGTATAGACACGAGGAGTTGACTAGAGATACTCCGTTGATTCGGAAGTGTGACGTCCAGTTGGACTGGCTAAGTGGAAAGGGGCGTCGAAATGATTTTGAGCCTTTGGTTCGAAGACTTTATCCTGACGTGAATAGGTGTCTGCAGCTGTT
The Oscarella lobularis chromosome 3, ooOscLobu1.1, whole genome shotgun sequence DNA segment above includes these coding regions:
- the LOC136184489 gene encoding 4-diphosphocytidyl-2-C-methyl-D-erythritol kinase-like, with translation MASLVLPAPAKLNLFLHITGRRPDGYHSLQTLFQFLDFGDELAFEKSDRRELELECNVSSLATDDNLILKAARLLQSHTGCRNRGAKISLTKRLPLGGGIGGGSSNAATALHGLNILWGLGLNDDELASLGLKLGADVPVFVRGRAAFGEGVGEILTPLEPEECWYLVLKPDCRVSTAEMYRHEELTRDTPLIRKCDVQLDWLSGKGRRNDFEPLVRRLYPDVNRCLQLLDDKTRGLSIGKAMMSGSGACVFAPFTGQEQAEAAMATIDSDVEKFIAQGMNRSPLKIAISNK